CCGCCCTCGAACGCCTGGACCGCCGCCTCCCTGTCCGAGAAGGCGCGGTCCTTCTGCAGGTTCGTGACGATCCTGTCGTGCACCGAGTCGAGGTACCTGTTCATCGCCTGGGCCGACGGCTCGCTCGGCGCCACCTGCGTGACCTGCTCCGGCGCGTCCTTGTACTCGCCGATGCGGACGATGTCCGCGGCCACGCCGATCTTGTCGAGCAGCGCCTTGAAGTGGACCGAGTACGTCTTGATCCCCTGGAGACGCACGCCGCCGGCCGGGTTCAGCCAGACGTGATCCGCGGCCGCGCACGCCGTGTACACGGAGGAGGTCGCCTCGGTGAGGTAGCACGCCGTCTTGCGGCCCGCCGCCCTGAGACGGGTGAGCGCGCGCCGCACGCCCTGGGCCTGGTTCATGTGGAGCGAGTCGGCCTCGGGCTTGAGCACGACCCAGTCCGTGCCGCCGTCGTCCTCGATGCGCTGCATGAGCTCGATGAGCTCGGCGTACTCGTACGCGTCCGGCGCGCTGCGGAGCGCGAACACCACCGCGCGCTCCGGCGGGAGGTGGAACGGCATGGTCGGCGGCTCGTCGCCCGCGATCCGCGCGGACCAGGTGACCGCCTCGAGGCCGCCGTTGTCCGGGCCGAGGTTGAACGCCGTGCCGGCGGAGAGCCCGAGCGGGAACCGCCGCGAGTCGATCGCCAGCGACACGTCGAGGAAGTACCCGTTGTGCGCATCGTCGTCCCTGAGCCCCTCGGCGCCGAACCGCGTGCGCAGCGAGATGCCGTCGACCGGCATGACGGAGAGGAACGCGCCCGCGTCCGTCCGCCGCAGCTCGTCGGTCCGAAACGCGCCGTCCAGGATGTCCCAGGTCTTGACCTCGCCGTACGCGTAGGCGAGCTCGCCGCCGATCGCCCAGCGGTCGTCGCCGAGCGGCCGCACCGTGAGCCCGACGGTGAACTTGCGGGGAACCGCCTCGGTGCGCGCCGGGATCACGACGCCGCCCGAGACGCGCGTCGCCGCGAATCGCGCGTTCGGCGCGTTGGCGTCCGAGAGGACGAACGCGAGCGCGAGGTAGTTCACCGGCCGCACGGAGAGCGAGAGGTCGAAGGTGTCGATGTCGCCGAGGTCGTAGCGGAAGAACGTGCGGTAGGCGATGCCGATCCCCATGGCGCGGATCGGGTTCACCGAGAGGCCGATCGAGAAGCGCGCGCGCCAGTCGAGACCCTGCCACTCCATCACCTCGTCCGGGGTGGTGAGGAACTCGGTGGCGATGCCGATTCCGAACGGGCCGAGCGGCGCGGCGAGGTAGAGGCCGTGCCCCTGCCCGGCGAGGTGGAGCTGCCCCGAGTTGAGCCAGGCGCCCGCGTAGACGACGCTCCACGAGTCGAGGAAGCCCAGGTTCGCCGGGTTGACGGACAGCGCCGTCGCGTCCCCGACCTCGGTGATCGACGGGGTCGAGAGCACGATCCCCTCGGTCGCGCGCGGCACGTGGCTCTGCGCGCCGGCGGTCACCGGCAGAAGGACGACGACCGCGGCGAGCGCGGCCAGCTGTGCGGTTCGAATGCGGGACATCTTCGCCTCCCTGCGGCGTTTCCCCCTTGGAAAACGGATGACTTTAGCACGATCCCCAGAACTCCGCGAGTCGCCTCGAGAGGTCGGCCGCGGACGAGATCCGCACGGGGTTGGGCCACGCGGCCCCGAGCAGCGTCCGGTACGGCTCGCGCTTCAGGCGATCGTCGATGAGCAGGACGAAGCCGCGATCGGTCTCGGAGCGGATCACGCGGCCCGCGGCCTGGAGCACCTTGTTGGCGCCCGGGTAGACGTACGCGTGCTCGAAGCCCGACCCGGCCCGCTCGTCGAGGTGCGCGCGGATCGTCTCGCGCCGGGGATCCGGCGGCGGCAACCCGACGGTCACGGCGATGGCGCCCGAGATGAGGCAGTCCGGGAGATCGACGCTCTCGCCGAAGACCCCGCCGAGCACCGCGAACGCGGCCCGCGAGCGATCGGCCGCGGGCTCGATGAGCGCGAGGAACTCCGCGCGCGCCGCCTCGTTCATCCCCGGCGCCTGCCTGAGCAGCTCGACCTCGGGCGCGACGGCCGCGAGCCTCGCCGCCGCGGCGGCGAGGTACTCGTACGACGGGAAGAAGACGAGGTAGTTGCCGGGCTTGGCGCGCGCCGCGGCCGCGACGAGCTCGACCACGCGATCGAGCGTCGCCCCCCGCGCCGCGTAGCGCGTGTCGATCCGATCCGCGAGCAGCGGGAGCAGGTTCTCGGGCGGGAACGGCGAGCGGCCGACGAACGAGCCGGCGCGGCCGCCGGCGAGCATCCGCGAGAAGTAGTCGAAGGGCGCGAGCGTGCCGGAGAAGAACACCGCCGCCGAGACGCGATCGAGCGCCGCGCGGATCGGCCCGGCCGGATCGACGCAGGTGAGCTCGAGCGCGGCCGCGTCGCCCTCGCGCGCGACGAACGCGGCGAACCCGCCGTCGAGCCGCTCCGCCCGGTGCAGGAACCCGAGCGCGCGGAAGTAGAGGCCGAAGACGCCCGCGGCGGCGCGCACCGCCGGGCGCTCCGACAGGCCGATCTCGGCCGCGGCGACATAGCGCTCGGCCGCGCGGACGACGCCGGCCGGCGCGCCGGAGAGGACCGCCGCGCGCGCGCCCTCGCCGATCTCCCGCTTCGCGATCCTCCCGATCGCCGCCGCCAGCCCGCGCGCCGCCTTCGCGATCCCCGGATCCGCGTCCGCGACGCCCGCCGCCGCGCCGCGCGCCTCCCGCGCCGAGAGCCTCGCGGAGAACATCTCCCGCGCCCGATCCACGGCGTTGTGCGCCTCGTCGACGAGCGCCACCCGGCTCCCGAGGCGGAACCCCTGCATCACCTTGGGGCTCACGTGCGGATCGAGGGCGTAGTTCAGGTCGCCCGTGACGACGTCGGCGTACGGCACGAGCTCGAGGGCGAGCGCGAACGGGCACACGCGATGCCGCGCGGCGATCTCCTCGACGGCGCCGCGATCCGCGCATCGGATCTCGAGGAGCGCCGCCGCCGCCCCGGCGATGCGATCGAAGTGGCCGCGGGCGAGCGGGCACTCGCCCGCGTCGCACTCCGCCCCGGGGTGCGGGCAGATCGTGTCCCGCGCGGTGAGCGCGAGGCGGGTGCAGACGAGGCCGGCCCGTCCGAGCTCGTCGAGCGCCGCGTCGACCGCGCGCCGGCCGGTGCCGCGCGAGGTGAGGAAGAAGACCTGATCCGCGGCGCCGTCGCGCACGGCCTGGAGCGCGCCCCAGAGGATCGCCATCGTCTTCCCCGAGCCGGTCGGCGCGTGCGCGAGCAGCGTCTCGCCGCGGGCGATCGACGCCGCGGTGGCGTCGGCGAGCTCCCGCTGCCCCGGGCGGAACGACGCGTACGGGAAGCCGAGCCCGGCGAGCGACGCGTCGCGCTCCCGCCGCTGCGCGAGGACGGCGCCGAGCACGTCGAGGAGGCGGCCCGCGGCGCCCTCGAGGAACGCCCCGAGCTCGGCCGCGCCCCGCGTGCGCTCGAACGCGCGCTGCTCCCCCGACTCGCGGTGGACGTAGGTGACCCGGACCCGGATCGCGGGCGCGCCGAGCTCGGCGGCGAGCATCGCGGCGTACGCCTCGGCCTGCGCGAAGTGCAGCGGGTGCGCGCCCTCGTGCAGGAGGACGAGCGGCGTGGCGGTCGACTTGATCTCCTCGACCAGCGGTTGATCGCGGCTCAGATCGACGCCGTCGGCGCGGCCCGAGACGGCGAGCTCGACACCCTCCCGCGAGAACGCCGCGTCGACCCGCCGCTCCGCCCGGTACGTGCCGCCCCGGCTCGCCTGGATCGCGCGGTGCGCGAGCACGCCCTCGAGCGCCGAGGCGCGCGGTCCCCCGCCGCGGCGGAGATCCCCGCGCCGGCAGGTGAGCTCGACGAGCTCCCGGACGGAGATCGGGATGATGACCTCCCCCGGCCCCTCCCCGGAAACCTCTCCCCCGGCCCCTCCCCGAATCGGGGAGGGGAGGGAAGGAACACCGTGGAACCCCAGCGGGGAGAGGTCTCGTCCAGCGGGGGTGAGGCCAGCGGGGGT
The Pseudomonadota bacterium genome window above contains:
- the sppA gene encoding signal peptide peptidase SppA — its product is MSRIRTAQLAALAAVVVLLPVTAGAQSHVPRATEGIVLSTPSITEVGDATALSVNPANLGFLDSWSVVYAGAWLNSGQLHLAGQGHGLYLAAPLGPFGIGIATEFLTTPDEVMEWQGLDWRARFSIGLSVNPIRAMGIGIAYRTFFRYDLGDIDTFDLSLSVRPVNYLALAFVLSDANAPNARFAATRVSGGVVIPARTEAVPRKFTVGLTVRPLGDDRWAIGGELAYAYGEVKTWDILDGAFRTDELRRTDAGAFLSVMPVDGISLRTRFGAEGLRDDDAHNGYFLDVSLAIDSRRFPLGLSAGTAFNLGPDNGGLEAVTWSARIAGDEPPTMPFHLPPERAVVFALRSAPDAYEYAELIELMQRIEDDGGTDWVVLKPEADSLHMNQAQGVRRALTRLRAAGRKTACYLTEATSSVYTACAAADHVWLNPAGGVRLQGIKTYSVHFKALLDKIGVAADIVRIGEYKDAPEQVTQVAPSEPSAQAMNRYLDSVHDRIVTNLQKDRAFSDREAAVQAFEGGPYTATEALAAGLVDKLVPADAFEETLEKTADRPISFDEKYGDSPFRHRAYLDAPAVAVVHIEGDIIDGESVDVPILDLHFTGAKTMTEELRRLASSPDIQAVVLRIDSPGGSALASDLIWREVMRLREKKPVIASLGGVAASGAYYIASAADVIYAEPTTMTGSIGIFYGKADVSGLLGKVGIDVTTFKRGAHADMESWTRPYTPEERRKLLGQISEYYNMFLDRVVEGRGRGFTREIADKRGRGRIWSGADAKQHLLVDEIGGYAEALERARAVGFVARDTKVFHVPKQQRGLIFRLAKMLVRTRDPSPMDMLLSMPDLRGTLRAAAPFAFAAEGTPQARLPFGIVESE
- a CDS encoding ATP-dependent DNA helicase, with the protein product MPPGPTPAGLTPAGRDLSPLGFHGVPSLPSPIRGGAGGEVSGEGPGEVIIPISVRELVELTCRRGDLRRGGGPRASALEGVLAHRAIQASRGGTYRAERRVDAAFSREGVELAVSGRADGVDLSRDQPLVEEIKSTATPLVLLHEGAHPLHFAQAEAYAAMLAAELGAPAIRVRVTYVHRESGEQRAFERTRGAAELGAFLEGAAGRLLDVLGAVLAQRRERDASLAGLGFPYASFRPGQRELADATAASIARGETLLAHAPTGSGKTMAILWGALQAVRDGAADQVFFLTSRGTGRRAVDAALDELGRAGLVCTRLALTARDTICPHPGAECDAGECPLARGHFDRIAGAAAALLEIRCADRGAVEEIAARHRVCPFALALELVPYADVVTGDLNYALDPHVSPKVMQGFRLGSRVALVDEAHNAVDRAREMFSARLSAREARGAAAGVADADPGIAKAARGLAAAIGRIAKREIGEGARAAVLSGAPAGVVRAAERYVAAAEIGLSERPAVRAAAGVFGLYFRALGFLHRAERLDGGFAAFVAREGDAAALELTCVDPAGPIRAALDRVSAAVFFSGTLAPFDYFSRMLAGGRAGSFVGRSPFPPENLLPLLADRIDTRYAARGATLDRVVELVAAAARAKPGNYLVFFPSYEYLAAAAARLAAVAPEVELLRQAPGMNEAARAEFLALIEPAADRSRAAFAVLGGVFGESVDLPDCLISGAIAVTVGLPPPDPRRETIRAHLDERAGSGFEHAYVYPGANKVLQAAGRVIRSETDRGFVLLIDDRLKREPYRTLLGAAWPNPVRISSAADLSRRLAEFWGSC